GATCGTTGCAGATTAATCAGTCTCTGTATTTAAAGCATCATTTGGGGTAGAATTAGGCCAGGTAAATTAAACTGGAAAATCTCACTCGCCTGTCCTCCTACCATCCGTCTAGGGACAGTGTGTGACCTCTTGTATCAGGTGACCACAAATAAGTTCTTTAACTTATTTCACTTCTATCCAAAAACTAAACTTCTTGTCTTGGGTAAACTATAATGTAGACCCTTTAGACCATATCTGACATTGTTTTTTTGGGGAAATACATCATGTGATGCAATACATATCAGTCTATATAGGCAAACAAGGCTAGGTATGGGGAATACCTCTACAAACTGTTTTTTTAATGGATTCCATCAGTGCAGTGGTGTTTGGCACCAGCTGCTATGGTGCACAGACAACCTCTactgttcctcccattctcctcCCATCATCTCTGCtttttgtgtgtatttgtttTGAAATTGTTCTGAACAAGTGCTCAATTATTTGGATATCTTCACTACCGTATAATTAAGTTTCATGCGAACATTTGTAAATACAGATGTGTCTGTATAATCTAGAGTGAGCAATATAATGGATAATTCAGGAGTCAGTCACTCAGACCTTTGGATCTTTTAAGGTGCAGCGGAAAATggcataaatagaaatgactcccAAAAGCTAGGTTCCAGCAGTCATTTACTTTTACACCTCTCGTCACCCAACAGAGAGATGATAACCTTTTGTCTGGACAAGACACAAAACTATTTATGCTATCCCCACAGCACACATACAGTGTTTTCCCGTCCAAATTCCAGGTTGGATAGAGCAGGCAGCtataggatttttatttttattttttgtttgtattttatgtgtagtttttttttttttgttttttgtttttttttcattataccaGCTTTTATCTGGGTGTAGTGTTTATCCTTACCCAGCAGGGTTCTCTATGCTGTCAGCGGCGATGGAGCATTCATGTGATTaggaccagtggtcaaagtggaaatttagaaatagcagtatgaaaaatgtagtgggaaaagtgaatggaatttgattagTTTTACAAGAAGTAGGAGACAAGACaataagagaagtggcggtatggcataccaccgtatacaaccccactttgaccactgattaggGTGCCAAGTTTTCCTCTCGCAAAATTTTGACCTGGTGTCAAAAGATCTTGCAGGAGTTAGAATGACTTGCCAGGTGTCGTACCCACATCTGAGGTCTGAGAAGTATGAGGCAGGGTGTAGAACAGAAGCACTCGGTTAGTGTGCGCTTGGTTGGGGGGGGGTAATCCCGAAGGATGACATATTTAAATTGATACATTGTTCAGATAATCGACTGTACATCAGGGAGATACAAGAAGCAAGAATCTGAAGAGGCTTGCTTTGGTCTTTTAATAGGCAGAAATTATGGCCTACTGGCGCTGCGGAAATTTTGTGGCGgcttataaataaagaatgataaTACTAAGAAGTTCTTCACTCGTTAATCAGGGTGCCCAAATAGTAAACTCGGTGTTCCTGCTTTGATCATGGTGTCGCTGCAGAGTAAGGGCTCCTCAGACCAGTTCATTGAGACCCTTCACTTCACTAGAAAGAAAACGCAGGTGTGAAAAATATATACTTGATGGTCTGGAAAAGATGTGTCCTTGAGAAAATACAAATTTTGACATAATGCAGGTTAGCATTCCAAAGTTTTTGGAGCTTTTGCAGTAGGATATAAGTAATGGTTTACGTTTAAGTGCTGTAAAAGTTCATATTGTAACCTTGAATGTTCTGTACAACATAGAACGTTTGACAAATACTCTGATAGTGTTTTTTAAAGCTCAAACATATGGTATCCCATTGCACCCTGGAATTTGAACCCGGTGTTTAATTCTACCAACTTTTGaaccattaaaatgcattttcaatATTTGTATTACTGACATATCTACAGTCAGCCATACCTTGCTGTTCTGGAAGATAAATTGGTGCTGCTTCTATAGAACAGACCTGCAGTCTAGTAACAATGGGCCTTGCTGACTATAGGTTTGATGTCCTAGCAAACTAGACCAAACTTTTAGAAGAAAAGAACTCCAAGCAGTTATCTACCCTAATGATCACTATGATGGTGGGTGCTAATGGGAGGTGAGAACTATTCTTTATGGTTAATTCCTCTATAATGGTTCCTCATTGGCAGCCTACTTTTGTATACCtaataaataaactatttaagccagggtttcccaaacccagtcctcagggctccctaacagtgcaggttttctggatcacatgtgacataattaggaccacctgtggatctgttacaatgtgtcagtcagtaatgaatacacctgtgctccagcaaggagatatggaaaacctgcactgttagggagccctgaggactgggtttgggaaacccttaTTTAAGCAGAACACTTTGTGTAGAGTTCTATGTGGAGCTACACTACGGATGTGTGCTGTAGGGAGAACTTGtatggttctggttcctgtccaGGTAAAAGGTCtaagccaggcctgtccaacctgcggccctccagatgtttgtgaaactacaagtcccagcatgcccttccagctatcaacaggttgtctactggcaaagcatgctggggcttgtagtttcacaacacctggagggccgcaggttggacaggcctggtctaagcTTTCTTTTTGTTGGGTACTGTCATGGAGGATTCATGGGAAAGGGAAGAACACTAAGAATAATTTCTGTTTTTGTTATTTAGACTAATGTGAGTTATGTGTGAGATAAGCGCTCAGAATCCAGATATTGGTTCCTCGTGGCTAAAACTaaacataacattttataacTTAAGCTCATCCAATGAGTTTCAGTATGCAAATTAATGTTCAGATTTTGATATTTAGCATTTGGTATTCATACAAATTATGTGGATTTTATACGTCACTGTTAGTTAAAAACAATTTACATATCTCATATGTAAACAATgtatatgtgggcagcacagtggcctagtggttagcacttctgcctcacagcactggggtaatgtgttcgattcccaaccatggccttatctatgtggagtttgtatgttatccctgtgtttgcgtgggtttcctccaggtgctccggtttcctcccacactccaaaaacatactggaaggttaattggctgctatcaaaaattgatcctagtctctgtctgtctgtctgtgtgtgtctatattagggaatttagactgtaagctccaatggagcagggactgatgtgagtgcggtctctgtacagcgctgcggaattagtggcgctatataaataaatgatgatgatgatatactagaAAAACACAGACTATAGGCTATTAGATTATGTATTCGTATATGTTAGATTAGGTATTAGTATATATTGTCACAGAACTGAAACAGAAACCTTCCCATCTGTCATTGAAGTCCGTTGGGTGTCTTCTCAGACTGATGGTCCCTGtttggtcatttttttttatttatttttttttctcctattacTAATTTAGCCggatttattttttgtgtataaaATCCAGTGTCCATGTTAAAGCGTGTGTCCTGCTGTTCTCAACGAACACGTTTCAGCAACAGGAATCCACTTGAAAGACTTTGAGTCATGGCTGTCAAACAGACAAATTGCTTAGCTTTATAAGAAGAGTTGATTCTCTAATTTAGTGTGCTAATGTTATGATTGTGGGTTGCCTAAGGTACCTATTAAATGGAGAGACCTGTCATTTGTCTCTCATTATAACTGCTCCTGTTACTTCACGACACTCTCACAGGTGTTGAGTAAACCTGAGCAAATTGTTGCTGGTCTTGTCTGGTGCATGTGGAGGTATTCTTGCAGGCTGTTCTCCTGTAAAGGGAGGTGGAACTATGCAATTATAAGGAATATCTACTTTTCAGATTCTGGAGGGGGATTCAATTGACCACATTGTTTGTGAGAACAATGCAGCCCGTGCACTGTTACCAGTAGTGCAGTGatttttaatgcagatttttgctcacagaTATTTGCtcagctgcgagcaaaaatctgcgttaaaattaccgcacggacggtaatagtgcgcacagaACAATGTGGTCAGTTGATTTCCCTGTTATGTGTACTACGTATACAGTATATGATGTGGTGAACAGACTGCCATAATTCTTAACAGGAAAATAAATGTACCTGATTATGTTTTGCTCTTTCCTGAGGATGACTCAGAGAAGTTATCCACTCTGCAGATAATTGCTTTGATGTTTCACTTAAAGTTGGAACCAGCAGGATGGAGCATAATGGTTTTGAAAGTAATCTAGTGATGTTTCATCTATGTTTAATCTGCTTACCCTCAGTGTCTATAAAACACCACAGGACAGCACTAATTTGCATTTTATACCTTTATTTGAagacaaaatggaaaaaaaattaagttacTGTCAGGAATTGAAATTCTGAAAAAACCCTGGAATATTGTATAGGGTTTGAGTCCTGTTCGAGATATATGTGGGTGGTTTGTGGGAGAAAGGAATTCCCATTTTAAGTACTCCCTTTACCTACACATAGTgcccccacaaaatggctgccgccgTGGTGCCTAGGTGATGGCCACACCCTAATCTCTGACTATGTATATGGGAAATAAGTGCAAATGATTATGTTTAGGATGACTGAGAAGTTATTCAGTTCTTTTGTTGCTTTAATGTTTCACTTAAAGTGGGAACCAGCAGAATGAGGATATAGTGGTTTGCAACATTTGTACTATTAtcagaatggcaaaataaatatgCTAGAAGAATCTATGTATGTACAGCGCTATGGCATatgctagcactatataaatgatgatgatgtacattatTGTCTTATTGAATGGTTTGTATCAAAGTATGGAAACCTATGAATTGGTCACAAAATGGATACAGTATTCCTTTTATTGCCAGAGATGAGTGGCAGTTGTGCTTAGTGGACATTTCAAAACCTGAAAGTCTTCCAGTACAGCTTTAGTACAGGCATGTGTGCTACGAGTGTTAagattgtttttgttgttgtaacCAACAAtccgtttttgtttgtttttaatggtgCATTTCACTGTTGTTTGGTTGTAACAGATTTCAATATTGTAACACAATTACTTTTACTAAATGATAAGTTTAAAAGATGTCCGATTATCCAGAGATTTCATTTCTCTAAATTGTCAATAGAATTAGAATgtgttttacacaaaaaaaagtgtaaaaaatctatatttactTAAACGTTGCATTTTAATTTTGTAGACCCTACCGTTTTAACTCACACTTTGCCATTTCTTCTCTTCTAGATAACCATAATATTTAAATCTTACCAAGATTGCACAGACCAGAAGGTCTACCAGGCCGTGACCGATGATTTGCCTGCGGCATTTGTGGATGGCACAACAAGTGGTGGGGATGGTGACTCTAAAACCTTGCGGATTATAGAGAAAGTCAGTGGGAAACATGTTGAAATGCATGCCAGGTACATTGGGACAACTGTGATTGTCCGGCAGCTTGGAAACTACCTAACGTTGGCAATTCGAATGCCAGAGGAATTTGCGATGGCTTACGAGGAGAGCCAAGACTTGCAGTTGTGTATGAACGGCTGTCCGACCAGTGAACGTATTGACGAGGGTGGGCACCTGCGTTTCCCTGTGACAGGAAAAAATCCACACAACTCGTCATCTGGACAAGCTCGCTCGGTGTATACTCTGGAAAGTGCCATTGCTAAATGTCTTGAAAAGATCCAAGTGAGGCACATCTACTTTCACTCTTGTGTGTTTGACCTGCTTACGACTGGGGATGCAAACTTTACTGCAGCGGCTCACAGTGCCTGGGAGGACGTGGAGGCCTTGCACCCCAAAAAGGAGCTCTGGCAAATCTTCCCAAACAAGGGAAACGTGGGCCAAACTTGTGCTTTGCCTGCTGTTGTTCTTGGGCTTGTGTGCTTGATCTTTGTTGCTTTTTTGTAGGAGTTTTCTtgtgtataaacaaaaaaaaatgtaaaatatatattgttataatatattgAGCAAGGATAAccgcatatatgtatataccgtGTATATGAAGGGATGTTTGTCTTAGGATGCCCATGAGATTGTACATATTGTGTAATTGACTTGACTTAAGCTggatgtagtatttttttttaattttttttttatgtttttgttttgtttttttcagttgtaaaatgttttatatgttccttcactggaacctttttagaaagcactttattttttataagatATTTATGTCCAGTGAGAAATTGTGTGAACCCACACATATCAAGCTCTGTTTATGTATTGTGACGAAACCGAAGAACGTTTTGTATTGTGTGAGTTACCAGGTTAGATATAGTTTCCATGTAATGGCGGAAGAGTTGCCATGGTAGATCATGGAATTTGCTTTCTTTCTCAATTCTTACTCTTTTTATAGTTGGCTCCCAGGAACCAATGTGAGCGGCTTTCTGTTCTGAAAGGACCACAAGATAGGGCAAAAGAGATGACTAAATCATGACTATGTTCACACAAACGTGCTCTAGAGCAATAAATTACAGAATACTATGAAGCTAGTTCACTCATTTATTCTGATTCTGACTGCTTACTGAACAGCCTAATAGGACATATTCTCAAAAGTGGGGTAAAGAGAAAAATggtttaatttcttttttattatttttttttatgacactTTTATGTTGACGTTTTAAAGGAGATtttcatgggcagcacagtggcctagtggttagcacttctgcctcacagcactggggtcacgagttcaatgtTCTCTCCGtttttgcgtggctttcctccgggtgctctgggtaccttccacactccaaaaacatactggtaggttatttggctgctatcaaaattgaccctactctctccctgtctgtctgtgactgtgtgtttgtgtatattagggtccaatcgggcagggactgatgtcagtgagttctctgtacagcgctgcggaattagtggcgctatataaataaatgatgatgatggttaggtagtggtacaatggcattttctctGACAACATATATCCGCCCCAGGAAGCCATGCCTTTTTCGGCTACTTTCGTCTTGATATAGAAGGCAATGTGAATGCTGAATTCTTGTCACACGAGCGATGGAGATAATCTACATGGATGCTCAAAGTACCAGTGTGTCATTACCCTAAGGCAGTAAA
The Mixophyes fleayi isolate aMixFle1 chromosome 1, aMixFle1.hap1, whole genome shotgun sequence DNA segment above includes these coding regions:
- the RGMB gene encoding repulsive guidance molecule B, with protein sequence MGMGRRAALSYPGADRRGTLGPLHLLLLLALWGQTGYSQQQTQCRIQKCTTDFVSLTSHLNSGSDGFDSEFCKALRAYAGCTHRTSKACRGNLVYHSAVLGISDLMSQRNCSKDGPTSSTNPEFSNDVCNFHSRVTARELQAGEQAQPNYLFCGLFGDPHLRTFKDHFQTCKVEGAWPLIDNNYVSVQVTNVPVVPGSSATATNKITIIFKSYQDCTDQKVYQAVTDDLPAAFVDGTTSGGDGDSKTLRIIEKVSGKHVEMHARYIGTTVIVRQLGNYLTLAIRMPEEFAMAYEESQDLQLCMNGCPTSERIDEGGHLRFPVTGKNPHNSSSGQARSVYTLESAIAKCLEKIQVRHIYFHSCVFDLLTTGDANFTAAAHSAWEDVEALHPKKELWQIFPNKGNVGQTCALPAVVLGLVCLIFVAFL